In Blastopirellula sp. J2-11, a single genomic region encodes these proteins:
- a CDS encoding CBS domain-containing protein: protein MATKLITLRAEDDALEAVRKLLHYRISGAPVVDEAGQYLGVFSEKTSMSFLLDAMYEQLPSNEVRAFMNTDPHRTIEEDADLLQCIQIFKNTEYRRLPVLRDGKLVGQISRRDVLNAAVKLVDTIKGRRNGKFVMYFSAILDMDQSPVD from the coding sequence AATTAATTACGCTTCGCGCAGAAGATGACGCATTGGAGGCGGTGCGCAAGCTTCTCCATTATCGGATTTCTGGTGCGCCTGTCGTTGACGAAGCAGGCCAGTATTTGGGCGTTTTCTCAGAAAAAACATCGATGAGCTTCCTGCTCGATGCGATGTACGAACAGTTGCCCTCCAATGAAGTTCGGGCCTTCATGAACACCGATCCCCATCGGACGATTGAGGAAGATGCCGATTTGTTGCAGTGCATTCAGATCTTCAAGAATACGGAGTATCGGCGATTGCCGGTCTTACGAGATGGCAAATTGGTGGGGCAGATCAGCCGACGCGACGTTTTGAACGCCGCGGTAAAATTGGTTGATACCATCAAGGGGCGTCGTAACGGTAAATTTGTGATGTATTTCAGTGCGATTTTGGACATGGATCAGTCCCCGGTCGACTAA